The Cupriavidus nantongensis genome has a segment encoding these proteins:
- a CDS encoding 2Fe-2S iron-sulfur cluster binding domain-containing protein, producing MHTVEIAGSGRRYACAPGQNLLRAMEVLGQRGIPAGCRGGGCGVCKVRIEAGQYHVGKMSRACLTEAEQRAGLVLACKTYPDSDIRLRPVALLQRCLERHAGRRESA from the coding sequence ATGCATACCGTAGAAATCGCCGGCAGCGGCCGGCGCTACGCCTGTGCGCCGGGACAGAACCTGCTGCGGGCCATGGAAGTGCTGGGCCAGCGTGGCATTCCCGCCGGCTGCCGCGGTGGCGGCTGCGGCGTGTGCAAGGTGCGTATTGAGGCCGGGCAGTACCACGTCGGCAAGATGAGCCGGGCCTGCCTGACCGAGGCCGAGCAGCGCGCGGGGCTGGTGCTGGCCTGCAAGACTTATCCGGACAGCGATATCCGGCTGCGGCCGGTGGCGCTGCTGCAGCGCTGCCTGGAGCGGCATGCCGGCCGGCGCGAATCCGCGTGA
- a CDS encoding MmoB/DmpM family protein, which produces MTAAANVYIALQNNDDTRPIIDAITEANPHAVVSQFPAMVKIDAPGHLTIVRELVAGKLGRDWDLQEIHLNLVSLCGNIDEDEDAFTLRWNA; this is translated from the coding sequence ATGACCGCCGCCGCCAACGTCTACATCGCCTTGCAGAACAACGACGACACCCGTCCCATCATCGACGCCATTACCGAAGCCAACCCGCATGCGGTGGTGTCGCAGTTTCCCGCCATGGTCAAGATCGATGCGCCCGGACACCTGACCATCGTGCGCGAGCTGGTGGCCGGCAAGCTCGGACGCGACTGGGACCTGCAGGAGATCCACCTGAACCTGGTCTCGCTGTGCGGAAACATCGACGAGGACGAAGACGCCTTCACGCTGCGCTGGAACGCCTGA
- a CDS encoding NADH:ubiquinone reductase (Na(+)-transporting) subunit F: MYSLTIEPIGQTIPIAPGQTVLDACLRNGVWLPHACCHGLCATCKVQVVDGEVEQGEASGFALMDFERDNGQCLACCATAQSDLVIEADIEEDADALGLPLADYRAEVVETRALTPTILGIWLRVRDGRRAAFQAGQYVNLQVPGCDQPRAFSLANAPGDELVELHVRRVPDGQATGYLHERLAVGDELSFSAPYGRFFVRKSAQVPMLFLAGGSGLSSPRAMILDLLAAGETLPITLVQGARNRAELYYDDEFHALAQAHPNFRYVPALSDEPAGSGWRGARGYVHDVLHQLYAHDGSADFRGHKAYLCGPPPMIEACIRTLMQGRLFEADIHTEKFLSAADAQNSARSPLFKI; this comes from the coding sequence ATGTATTCGCTGACGATTGAACCGATCGGCCAGACCATTCCCATCGCGCCGGGACAGACCGTGCTTGACGCCTGCCTGCGCAACGGCGTGTGGCTGCCGCACGCGTGCTGCCACGGGCTGTGCGCAACTTGCAAGGTGCAGGTGGTGGACGGCGAGGTCGAGCAGGGCGAGGCCTCCGGCTTCGCGCTGATGGATTTCGAGCGCGACAACGGCCAGTGCCTGGCCTGCTGCGCGACCGCGCAGTCAGACCTGGTGATCGAGGCCGATATCGAGGAAGACGCCGATGCGCTGGGCCTGCCGCTGGCCGACTATCGCGCCGAAGTGGTCGAGACGCGCGCGCTGACCCCCACCATCCTGGGCATCTGGCTGCGCGTCAGGGACGGCCGGCGCGCGGCCTTCCAGGCCGGGCAGTATGTCAACCTGCAGGTGCCGGGCTGCGACCAGCCGCGCGCCTTCTCGCTGGCCAACGCGCCCGGGGACGAGCTGGTCGAGCTGCACGTGCGGCGCGTGCCCGACGGGCAGGCCACCGGCTACCTGCACGAACGGCTGGCGGTCGGCGACGAACTGTCATTCTCCGCGCCCTATGGCCGCTTCTTCGTGCGCAAGTCGGCGCAGGTGCCGATGCTGTTCCTGGCGGGCGGCTCCGGACTGTCCAGCCCGCGCGCGATGATCCTGGACCTGCTGGCCGCCGGCGAGACCCTGCCGATCACGCTGGTGCAGGGCGCGCGCAACCGCGCCGAGCTGTACTACGACGACGAATTCCATGCGCTGGCCCAGGCCCATCCCAACTTCCGCTATGTGCCGGCGCTGTCCGACGAACCCGCCGGCAGCGGCTGGCGCGGCGCGCGCGGTTACGTCCACGACGTGCTGCACCAGCTCTACGCACATGACGGCAGCGCCGACTTCCGCGGGCACAAGGCCTACCTGTGCGGGCCGCCGCCGATGATCGAGGCCTGCATCCGCACGCTGATGCAGGGCCGGCTGTTCGAGGCGGATATCCACACCGAGAAGTTCCTGTCGGCGGCCGACGCGCAAAACAGCGCGCGCAGCCCGTTGTTCAAGATCTGA
- a CDS encoding aromatic/alkene/methane monooxygenase hydroxylase/oxygenase subunit alpha, with protein MDARKKLNLREKYASMTRDLAWETTYEPMDKVFPFDKYEGIRIHDWDKWEDPFRMTMDAYWKYQSEKERKLYAIIDSFVQNNGHLNVSDPRYLNALRLFLTGVTPLEYAAHRGYAHLGRHFRGAGARVAAQMQSIDELRHAQTQLHTLSVYNKYFHGFGEWRHMHDRVWYLSVPKSYFEDAMSAGPFEFITAISFSFEYVLTNLLFMPFMSGAAYNGDMATVTFGFSAQSDESRHMTLGLEVVKFLCEQDPGNIPILQKWLDKWFWRGFRLLTLVGMMMDYMLPKRVMSWAEAWEMYFEQAGGALFKDLERYGLRMPKYHDVATRTKDRITHEAWATFYNYAGAAAFHTWVPRADEMAWLVEKYPQTFERYYKPRLEHWQARQQAGERFYNATLPMLCQTCQIPMVFSEPDDPTQTCYRESSYHGMKFHFCSDGCKDIFDDEPAKYAQAWLPVHQIYQGNCGGATLDDVLGWYRLNPGADNLDFEGSQDQRNWNAWKGIAPAA; from the coding sequence ATGGACGCACGCAAGAAGCTCAACCTGCGCGAGAAGTACGCCTCGATGACGCGGGACCTGGCCTGGGAAACGACCTACGAGCCGATGGACAAGGTCTTCCCGTTCGACAAGTACGAGGGCATCCGCATCCACGACTGGGACAAATGGGAAGACCCGTTCCGCATGACCATGGATGCGTACTGGAAATACCAGTCCGAGAAAGAGCGCAAGCTGTACGCGATCATCGACTCGTTCGTGCAGAACAACGGCCACCTCAACGTATCCGACCCGCGCTACCTGAACGCGCTGCGGCTGTTCCTGACCGGCGTGACGCCGCTGGAATACGCCGCGCACCGCGGCTACGCGCACCTGGGCCGGCATTTCCGCGGCGCCGGCGCACGCGTGGCGGCGCAGATGCAGTCGATCGACGAGCTGCGCCATGCGCAGACCCAGCTGCACACGCTGTCGGTCTATAACAAGTACTTCCACGGCTTTGGCGAGTGGCGCCACATGCACGACCGGGTCTGGTACCTGTCGGTGCCCAAGTCCTATTTCGAGGATGCGATGAGCGCGGGGCCGTTCGAGTTCATCACCGCGATCTCGTTCTCGTTCGAGTACGTGCTGACCAACCTGCTGTTCATGCCGTTCATGTCGGGCGCCGCCTACAACGGCGACATGGCCACGGTGACCTTCGGCTTCTCGGCGCAGTCGGACGAGTCGCGCCACATGACGCTGGGACTGGAGGTGGTCAAGTTCCTGTGCGAGCAGGATCCCGGCAACATCCCGATCCTGCAGAAGTGGCTGGACAAATGGTTCTGGCGCGGCTTCCGCCTGCTGACGCTGGTCGGGATGATGATGGACTACATGCTCCCCAAGCGCGTGATGTCGTGGGCCGAAGCGTGGGAGATGTACTTCGAGCAGGCGGGCGGGGCGCTGTTCAAGGACCTGGAGCGCTATGGCCTGCGCATGCCCAAGTACCACGACGTGGCCACCCGCACCAAGGACCGCATCACGCACGAGGCCTGGGCCACGTTCTACAACTATGCGGGCGCCGCCGCCTTCCATACGTGGGTGCCAAGGGCCGACGAGATGGCGTGGCTGGTCGAGAAATACCCGCAGACCTTCGAACGCTACTACAAGCCGCGCCTGGAGCACTGGCAGGCGCGGCAGCAGGCCGGCGAGCGCTTCTACAACGCCACGCTGCCGATGCTGTGCCAGACCTGCCAGATCCCGATGGTGTTCTCGGAGCCGGACGATCCCACCCAGACCTGCTACCGCGAAAGCAGTTACCACGGCATGAAGTTCCACTTCTGCTCGGACGGCTGCAAGGACATCTTCGACGACGAGCCCGCCAAGTACGCGCAGGCGTGGCTGCCGGTGCACCAGATCTACCAGGGCAACTGCGGTGGCGCCACACTGGACGACGTGCTCGGGTGGTATCGGCTGAACCCGGGCGCGGACAACCTGGATTTCGAGGGCTCGCAGGACCAGCGCAACTGGAATGCCTGGAAGGGCATCGCGCCGGCCGCCTGA
- the poxR gene encoding phenol degradation transcriptional regulator PoxR: MSSSTDKFSATMRDGLADLARRLRFAMEEGAIWLDEQRMILIHTAALAALRKELVDTLGMERARGLFTRMGFHSGMRDAEVARKLRAGHSDFGQLEIGPCLHTIEGVVRVTPVKVDIDIAAGIYDGEFLWEDSFEGDVHRQLFGIVDQPACWMQIGYATGYTSALMGRTILYREVECIACGHPHCRIVGKPVEAWEDGAQVLALYQPDPVIETLIALQSEVEHLRALQGGPATPADLVGTSPGFRAAWGLLQRAAASNVTVLLLGETGVGKERFAQALHGVSARADKPFVAVNCAAIPDELIESELFGVEKGAFTGATQSRPGRFERAHGGTLFLDELGELSASAQSKLLRVLQEGEVERVGGTAARKVDVRLVAATNVDLAEAVKQGTFRKDLYYRLNVYPVTIPPLRERLDDIRPLAERFVARYGARHGKRIVGITDRALAELRHYDWPGNVRELENVIERGVILASHGGQIGADHLFLPGTVAPPLDTAPRLGAGGTLPDLREAAVHALLDQMSEQQLALGDVETVLMEAAMQRADGNMSQAARLLGITRPQLAYRWKTRGARGGNGHGD, from the coding sequence ATGAGCAGTTCAACCGACAAGTTCTCGGCCACCATGCGCGATGGCCTGGCCGATCTTGCCCGCCGCCTGCGCTTCGCCATGGAGGAGGGCGCGATCTGGCTGGACGAGCAGCGCATGATCCTGATCCACACCGCTGCGCTGGCCGCGCTGCGCAAGGAACTGGTGGACACCCTGGGCATGGAGCGCGCGCGCGGGCTGTTCACGCGCATGGGTTTTCATTCGGGCATGCGCGATGCCGAAGTGGCCAGGAAACTGCGCGCGGGCCACAGCGACTTCGGCCAGCTCGAGATCGGCCCTTGCCTGCATACCATCGAGGGGGTGGTGCGGGTCACGCCGGTCAAGGTCGATATCGACATTGCCGCCGGCATCTACGATGGCGAGTTCCTGTGGGAAGACTCGTTCGAGGGCGACGTGCACCGGCAGTTGTTCGGCATCGTCGACCAGCCTGCCTGCTGGATGCAGATCGGCTATGCCACCGGCTACACCTCGGCGCTGATGGGCCGAACCATCCTGTATCGCGAGGTGGAGTGCATTGCCTGCGGGCATCCGCATTGCCGCATCGTCGGCAAGCCGGTGGAAGCCTGGGAAGATGGCGCACAGGTGCTGGCGCTGTACCAGCCCGACCCCGTGATCGAGACCCTGATCGCCTTGCAGAGCGAGGTCGAGCACCTGCGCGCGCTGCAGGGCGGGCCAGCTACGCCGGCCGACCTGGTCGGCACCTCACCCGGCTTTCGCGCCGCATGGGGCCTGCTGCAGCGAGCCGCCGCCAGCAACGTGACGGTGCTGCTGCTGGGCGAGACCGGCGTGGGCAAGGAGCGCTTCGCGCAGGCCTTGCACGGCGTGAGTGCGCGCGCCGACAAGCCCTTCGTCGCGGTCAACTGCGCGGCGATTCCCGATGAACTGATCGAGTCGGAGCTGTTTGGCGTGGAGAAAGGCGCCTTCACCGGCGCGACCCAGTCGCGGCCCGGCCGCTTCGAACGCGCGCATGGCGGCACCTTGTTTCTGGATGAACTGGGCGAGCTCTCGGCCTCGGCGCAGTCCAAGCTGCTGCGCGTGCTGCAGGAGGGCGAGGTCGAGCGCGTGGGTGGCACCGCCGCGCGCAAGGTGGACGTGCGGCTGGTGGCCGCGACCAATGTCGACCTGGCCGAAGCGGTGAAGCAGGGCACCTTCCGCAAGGACCTGTATTACCGCCTCAACGTCTACCCGGTCACGATACCGCCGCTGCGCGAGCGGCTCGACGATATCCGGCCACTGGCGGAGCGCTTCGTGGCCCGCTACGGCGCGCGCCACGGCAAGCGCATCGTCGGCATCACCGACCGCGCGCTGGCCGAACTGCGCCACTATGACTGGCCCGGCAATGTGCGCGAACTGGAGAACGTGATCGAGCGCGGCGTGATCCTGGCCAGCCACGGCGGCCAGATTGGCGCCGACCACCTGTTCCTGCCGGGCACCGTGGCGCCGCCGCTGGATACCGCGCCACGGCTGGGCGCGGGCGGCACGCTGCCGGACCTGCGCGAAGCCGCGGTCCATGCGCTGCTGGACCAGATGTCAGAACAGCAGCTGGCGCTGGGCGATGTCGAGACCGTGCTGATGGAGGCCGCGATGCAGCGCGCGGATGGCAACATGAGCCAGGCCGCGCGGTTGCTGGGGATTACGCGGCCGCAGCTGGCGTATCGGTGGAAGACGCGGGGTGCGCGTGGGGGGAATGGGCACGGCGACTGA
- a CDS encoding catechol 2,3-dioxygenase: MALTGVLRPGHVALRVLELEPALKHYTEVLGLIETARDAQGRVFLKAWDEHDHHSVVLREADSPGMDYMGFRVDSGHTLERLAREVEQSGLATACQWIPAGEHPHTGVRFRFTIPTGHAIELFADKDKPGCRTGDINPDPWPDDLRGMAPSRFDHCLLYGDDVDGTVKLFREVLGFSLAEQVVAGPDGETLIGAFLTCSNKAHDIAFIRHPEKNRFHHASFLLDNWGEVLKAADIISKKDVSLDIGPTRHGITRGATIYFFDPSGNRNEVFSGGYIHYPDKPTITWTDNELGRAIFYHDRKLNEAFLNVLT, from the coding sequence ATGGCATTGACAGGCGTATTGCGCCCGGGGCATGTGGCCCTGCGCGTGCTGGAGCTGGAACCGGCGCTGAAGCACTATACCGAGGTGCTCGGCTTGATCGAAACCGCGCGCGATGCCCAGGGCCGCGTGTTCCTGAAGGCCTGGGACGAGCATGACCACCACAGCGTGGTGCTGCGCGAGGCCGACAGCCCGGGCATGGACTACATGGGTTTTCGCGTCGACAGCGGCCACACGCTGGAGCGGCTGGCGCGGGAGGTCGAGCAATCCGGGCTGGCCACCGCTTGCCAGTGGATCCCCGCCGGCGAGCACCCGCACACCGGCGTGCGCTTCCGCTTCACCATCCCGACCGGCCATGCGATCGAGCTGTTCGCGGACAAGGACAAGCCCGGCTGCAGGACCGGCGACATCAATCCCGATCCCTGGCCGGATGACCTGCGTGGCATGGCGCCGAGCCGCTTCGACCATTGCCTGCTGTATGGCGATGATGTCGACGGCACCGTCAAGCTGTTCCGCGAGGTGCTTGGCTTCTCGCTGGCGGAGCAGGTGGTGGCGGGGCCGGATGGCGAGACGCTGATCGGCGCCTTCCTGACCTGCTCGAACAAGGCGCACGACATCGCGTTTATCCGCCACCCGGAGAAGAACCGCTTCCACCATGCCTCGTTCCTGCTCGACAACTGGGGCGAGGTGCTGAAGGCGGCCGACATCATTTCCAAGAAGGACGTCTCGCTCGATATCGGCCCCACCCGCCATGGCATCACGCGCGGCGCGACGATCTACTTCTTCGACCCCTCCGGCAACCGCAACGAGGTCTTCTCCGGCGGCTATATCCACTATCCGGACAAGCCCACCATCACCTGGACCGACAACGAGCTGGGGCGCGCGATCTTCTATCACGACAGGAAACTGAACGAAGCGTTTTTGAATGTGCTGACCTGA
- the dmpH gene encoding 2-oxo-3-hexenedioate decarboxylase produces the protein MNLTADTIAHLAEHLENAELRREAVRKITDEYPEMDWDDAYAIQDAIRARKAARGTRIAGLKMGLTSFAKMRQMGVSEPVYGFLTDYGACMDGAAIDTGTLIHPKVEAEIAFVLKAPLKGPGCHIGDVLAATDFVVPAVEVIDSRYENFRFDLKSVIADNTSSARFVVGGTHRGTDGLDLKNLGVVLEKNGEVVATAAGAAVLGHPANSVAMLANMLGARGRELPAGTFIMTGGVTEAIAVAAGDSITVRYQHLGTVSMRFT, from the coding sequence ATGAACCTGACAGCAGACACCATTGCCCATCTCGCCGAACACCTGGAGAACGCGGAGCTGAGGCGCGAAGCCGTGCGCAAGATTACCGACGAGTACCCGGAGATGGACTGGGACGACGCCTACGCCATCCAGGATGCCATTCGCGCGCGCAAGGCCGCGCGCGGCACCCGCATTGCCGGGCTCAAGATGGGCCTGACCTCGTTCGCCAAGATGCGCCAGATGGGCGTGAGCGAGCCGGTGTACGGCTTTCTCACCGACTACGGCGCTTGCATGGACGGCGCCGCCATCGATACCGGCACGCTGATCCATCCCAAGGTCGAGGCCGAGATCGCCTTCGTGCTGAAGGCGCCGCTCAAGGGGCCGGGCTGCCATATCGGCGACGTGCTGGCCGCGACCGACTTCGTGGTGCCGGCGGTAGAGGTGATCGACTCGCGCTACGAGAACTTCCGCTTCGACCTGAAGAGCGTGATCGCCGACAACACCTCGTCGGCACGCTTCGTGGTGGGCGGCACGCACCGCGGCACCGATGGGCTGGACCTTAAGAACCTGGGCGTGGTGCTGGAGAAGAACGGCGAGGTGGTGGCCACCGCCGCCGGCGCGGCGGTGCTGGGGCACCCGGCCAACAGCGTCGCCATGCTCGCCAACATGCTCGGCGCGCGCGGGCGCGAACTGCCGGCCGGCACCTTCATCATGACCGGCGGCGTCACCGAGGCCATCGCGGTGGCAGCCGGCGACAGCATCACCGTGCGCTACCAGCACCTGGGCACCGTGTCGATGCGCTTCACCTGA
- the dmpE gene encoding 2-oxopent-4-enoate hydratase, with the protein MHSELILELGAGLHQALATRRPLAPLTESWPDLTIDDAYRIQLAMVQHRLDAGERVVGKKIGVTSRVVMDMLDVRQPDFGHLLSGMVHADGAAIPAATLIAPKAEGEIAFVLKEDLQGPGVTNADVLRATAWVLPCFEIVDSRIRDWNIRIQDTVADNASSGVFVLGDAAVDPRNVDLATVGMTLEKNGEIVATGAGAAALGHPVNAVTWLANTLGRLGIGLKRGEVILSGSLAAMVPVGAGDQLRISLGGIGSAGVRFV; encoded by the coding sequence ATGCATAGCGAACTTATCCTCGAGCTCGGCGCCGGCCTGCACCAGGCCCTTGCCACGCGCCGCCCGCTGGCGCCACTGACTGAATCCTGGCCGGACCTGACCATCGACGATGCCTACCGCATCCAGCTGGCGATGGTGCAGCACCGGCTCGACGCCGGGGAACGTGTGGTCGGCAAGAAGATCGGCGTGACCAGCCGCGTGGTGATGGACATGCTGGACGTGCGCCAGCCCGATTTTGGTCACCTGCTGTCGGGCATGGTCCATGCCGACGGCGCGGCGATTCCCGCCGCTACGCTGATTGCGCCCAAGGCAGAAGGCGAGATTGCCTTCGTGCTGAAGGAAGACCTGCAAGGGCCCGGCGTGACCAATGCCGACGTGCTGCGCGCCACCGCGTGGGTGCTGCCGTGCTTCGAGATCGTCGATTCGCGCATCCGCGACTGGAACATCCGGATCCAGGACACCGTGGCGGACAACGCCTCGTCAGGCGTGTTCGTGCTGGGCGATGCCGCCGTGGATCCGCGCAACGTGGACCTGGCCACGGTCGGCATGACGCTGGAGAAGAACGGCGAGATCGTCGCCACCGGCGCCGGCGCGGCCGCGCTGGGGCATCCCGTCAATGCGGTGACGTGGCTGGCCAATACGCTGGGGCGTCTGGGCATCGGGCTGAAGCGCGGTGAAGTGATCTTGTCCGGATCGCTGGCTGCGATGGTGCCGGTGGGCGCCGGCGACCAGCTGCGCATCAGCCTGGGCGGCATCGGCTCGGCCGGGGTGCGCTTTGTCTGA
- a CDS encoding phenol hydroxylase subunit P4 translates to MPVVSIGDYIFTPADREDAFHGNRLLYIGWDGHLLFCAPHCFPFAPSMPLRDVVEQVLPGVYGYHPDFARIDWGQVQWLRGGQPWQPDLDRTLEQNGLGHKDVIRFRTPRLDGIGGSGS, encoded by the coding sequence ATGCCCGTCGTATCCATTGGCGACTACATCTTCACGCCCGCCGATCGCGAAGATGCGTTCCACGGCAACCGCCTGCTCTATATCGGCTGGGACGGCCACTTGCTGTTCTGCGCCCCGCATTGCTTCCCGTTCGCGCCGTCGATGCCGCTGCGCGACGTGGTGGAGCAGGTGCTGCCCGGCGTCTACGGCTATCACCCCGACTTTGCCCGCATCGACTGGGGCCAGGTGCAGTGGCTGCGCGGCGGCCAGCCCTGGCAGCCCGACCTGGACCGCACGCTGGAGCAGAACGGACTGGGGCACAAGGATGTGATCCGCTTCCGCACCCCGAGGCTGGACGGCATCGGCGGCAGCGGCAGCTGA
- a CDS encoding 2-hydroxymuconic semialdehyde dehydrogenase: MKHFKNFINGEWVGTARTFENRNPADNTVIGHVHEAGQAEVDAAVQAARNALHGPWGRMTVAQRVELLHAVADGINRRFDEFVQAEIADTGKPFGLASHLDIPRGAANFKIFADLIRNVPTESFAMDTPDGGKAINYAVRSPRGVIGVVCPWNLPLLLMTWKVGPALACGNTVVVKPSEETPATATLLGEVMNEAGVPPGVYNVVHGFGPDSAGAFLTAHPQVNGITFTGETRTGEAIMKAAANGVRPVSFELGGKNAGIVFADADFDQAVAGIARSAFENSGQVCLGTERVYVQRPLFERFVAALKAKAEGLKLGWPTEPGVNMGPLVSHEHRDKVLAYYRKAAEAGATVVTGGGVPQMPGALAEGAWVQPTIWTGLPESAAVIREEIFGPCCHIAPFDTEAEVIALANDTPYGLAATVWTGDLGTAHRMGSALDVGICWINAWFLRDLRTAFGGAKQSGIGREGGVHSLEFYTELRNVCVRL; the protein is encoded by the coding sequence ATGAAACACTTCAAAAACTTCATCAACGGCGAGTGGGTCGGGACCGCACGCACGTTCGAGAACCGCAACCCCGCCGACAACACCGTGATCGGCCACGTCCACGAAGCCGGCCAGGCCGAGGTCGACGCCGCGGTGCAGGCCGCGCGCAATGCGCTGCACGGCCCCTGGGGCCGCATGACCGTGGCGCAGCGGGTCGAGTTGCTGCATGCGGTGGCAGACGGCATCAACCGGCGCTTCGATGAATTCGTGCAGGCCGAAATCGCCGATACCGGCAAGCCCTTCGGCCTGGCCAGCCATCTCGACATCCCGCGCGGCGCGGCCAACTTCAAGATCTTTGCCGACCTGATCCGCAACGTGCCGACCGAGAGCTTTGCCATGGATACCCCGGACGGCGGCAAGGCCATCAATTACGCGGTGCGCAGCCCGCGCGGGGTGATCGGCGTGGTGTGCCCGTGGAACCTGCCGCTGCTGCTGATGACGTGGAAGGTCGGACCGGCACTGGCCTGCGGCAACACCGTGGTGGTCAAGCCGTCGGAGGAAACCCCGGCCACCGCGACGCTGCTGGGCGAGGTGATGAACGAGGCCGGCGTGCCGCCGGGTGTCTACAACGTCGTGCATGGCTTTGGCCCGGACTCTGCCGGGGCGTTCCTGACCGCGCATCCGCAGGTCAACGGCATCACCTTCACCGGCGAAACCCGCACGGGCGAGGCCATCATGAAGGCCGCGGCCAACGGCGTGCGGCCGGTGTCGTTCGAACTGGGCGGCAAGAACGCCGGCATCGTGTTTGCCGATGCCGACTTCGACCAGGCCGTGGCCGGCATCGCGCGCTCGGCCTTCGAGAACAGCGGCCAGGTCTGCCTGGGCACCGAGCGCGTCTACGTGCAGCGGCCGCTCTTCGAGCGTTTTGTCGCCGCACTGAAGGCGAAGGCGGAAGGCCTGAAGCTGGGGTGGCCCACCGAGCCCGGCGTAAACATGGGGCCGCTGGTGTCGCATGAGCACCGCGACAAGGTGCTGGCCTACTACCGCAAGGCCGCCGAGGCCGGCGCCACGGTGGTCACGGGCGGCGGCGTGCCGCAGATGCCGGGCGCGCTCGCCGAAGGCGCGTGGGTGCAGCCCACCATCTGGACCGGGCTGCCCGAAAGCGCCGCAGTGATCCGCGAGGAGATCTTCGGGCCGTGCTGCCACATCGCCCCGTTCGACACCGAAGCGGAAGTGATCGCGCTGGCCAACGACACCCCGTACGGCCTGGCCGCCACGGTCTGGACCGGCGACCTCGGCACCGCGCACCGCATGGGCAGCGCGCTGGACGTCGGCATTTGCTGGATCAATGCCTGGTTCCTGCGCGACCTGCGTACCGCCTTTGGCGGAGCCAAACAGTCGGGCATCGGCCGCGAGGGCGGTGTCCATTCGCTCGAGTTCTATACCGAGCTGCGCAATGTCTGCGTCCGCCTGTGA
- a CDS encoding phenol hydroxylase subunit, which yields MTTPSVPLFEATPRYVRVEGRTPEGFVQFVFSVADPELNVELIMPEPMFEAFCCVNRVRFLPAPEASPQPEADD from the coding sequence ATGACCACCCCGTCGGTTCCCCTGTTCGAAGCCACGCCGCGCTATGTGCGGGTCGAGGGCCGTACCCCGGAGGGGTTCGTGCAATTCGTCTTCAGCGTGGCCGACCCCGAGCTCAACGTCGAACTGATCATGCCGGAGCCGATGTTCGAAGCCTTCTGCTGCGTCAACCGCGTGCGCTTCCTGCCTGCGCCTGAAGCCTCGCCGCAGCCCGAAGCCGACGACTGA
- a CDS encoding aromatic/alkene monooxygenase hydroxylase subunit beta: protein MQVDIKTQQIQPLRQTYGHVARRFGDKPASRYQEATYDVQSEVNFHYRPTWDPGFELYDKRRTAIVMEDWYALKDPRQFYYGAYVTARGRQQDAAEKSFAFVEKRGLLQALPAEWQERLATGLLPLRHVEWGANMNNFYCADYGWGTAITQACTYCAMDRLGIAQYLSRIGMLLDGNTGVALERARVAWLEGAAWQPLRRFVEHTFVTADWFETFVVQNLVLDGLLYPLVYQHADAVIARACGTGLAVLTEFMNDWRDEHARWVDAVVQAAAAESDANRVLLSGWAHAAAAQVAEALVPVANALTGADGAQMVALCREQLEVRLSKLGLAA, encoded by the coding sequence ATGCAAGTCGATATCAAGACCCAGCAGATCCAGCCGCTGCGCCAGACCTACGGCCATGTCGCGCGCCGCTTCGGCGACAAGCCGGCGTCGCGCTACCAGGAGGCCACCTACGACGTGCAGTCGGAGGTGAACTTCCACTACCGCCCCACCTGGGACCCCGGCTTTGAGCTGTACGACAAGCGCCGCACCGCGATCGTGATGGAGGACTGGTATGCGCTGAAGGACCCGCGCCAGTTCTACTACGGCGCCTACGTGACCGCGCGCGGCCGCCAGCAGGACGCCGCCGAGAAGAGCTTTGCCTTCGTCGAGAAGCGCGGCCTGCTGCAGGCGCTGCCGGCCGAATGGCAGGAGCGCCTGGCCACGGGCCTGCTGCCGCTGCGCCATGTGGAGTGGGGCGCCAACATGAACAACTTCTATTGCGCCGACTACGGCTGGGGCACGGCGATCACGCAGGCCTGCACCTATTGCGCCATGGATCGCCTGGGCATCGCCCAGTACCTGTCGCGCATCGGCATGCTGCTCGACGGCAATACCGGCGTGGCGCTGGAGCGGGCCAGGGTGGCCTGGCTGGAGGGCGCCGCGTGGCAGCCGCTGCGCCGCTTCGTCGAACACACCTTCGTTACCGCGGACTGGTTCGAGACTTTCGTCGTCCAGAACCTGGTGCTGGACGGACTGCTCTACCCGCTGGTCTACCAGCACGCCGATGCGGTCATCGCGCGCGCCTGCGGTACCGGGCTGGCGGTGCTGACCGAGTTCATGAACGACTGGCGCGACGAGCATGCGCGCTGGGTCGACGCCGTGGTCCAGGCCGCCGCGGCCGAGTCCGATGCCAACCGCGTGCTGCTGTCCGGCTGGGCGCATGCCGCCGCCGCGCAGGTGGCCGAAGCGCTGGTGCCGGTCGCCAACGCACTGACCGGCGCCGACGGCGCGCAGATGGTCGCGCTGTGCCGCGAGCAGCTTGAAGTGCGCCTGAGCAAGCTCGGCCTTGCCGCCTGA